ACTCAGCATTTGGAGAAATGATCCCGCCTTCACCTTGGAGCGGTTCCATCATGACTGCGCAAGTGTTGTCTGAGATTGTTTTTTCAAAAGCAGCTAAATCGTTGTAGTCGATGTGAGTGATATCAGCAGGTTTAGGGCCGAAGCCATCTGAATAGGCAGCTTGACCACCAACCGTTACCGTGAAGAAAGTACGACCATGGAAGCCTTTGTTGAATGCGATAATTTGCGTTTTTTCTGCACCAAACTTATCTAGTGCCCAACGACGCGCAAGTTTAAGTGCCGCTTCATTTGCTTCAGCGCCTGAGTTTGCGAAATAGACTTTTTCTGCGAATGTCGCATCCGTTAATTTTTTTGCCAGGCGAAGCGCCGGCTCATTGGTCATCACATTTGATAGGTGCCAAATCTTTTCGCCTTGCTCTTTAAGTGCAGAGACAAGCGCAGGGTGACAATGTCCTAGACAGTTCACGGCGATACCGCCTGCAAAATCGATGAACTCTTTACCTGTCTGATCCCAAACACGAGAGCCCTCACCTTTAACTGGAATAACGGCTGACGGGTTGTAGTTTGGAACCATGACTTCATCGAATAATTCGCGATTTGCTTGCATGACGCTTTCTCCTAAATTGTTATCATTGTGCGGTATTACTTACTGTCGGGCAGGAGCTGATTATTTGTTGTTCTGCCCACAGCCAACTTGTTATTTCTTCATTATTACGCGCTTTTGCAATAATTTGCAGTGCAATAATTCACATATTTGCTATCATTTATGTCAAATTAACATGGTTAAATTGCAAAATGATTAGTTCACAAGACGAAAAGCTGATTGCACTGTTGCGTAATAACGCACGAGAGAGCATCTCTGAGTTGGCACGTAAATTAGATCTCTCTAGGACCACAGTACAAAATCGTATCGCAAAATTAGAGCAAAATGGCATAATTAAAGGCTATCGCGTAGAGTTCGCTGAACAGTACATGGACGATTTAGTAGCGGCACACGTTTCTATTAAGGTAAAACAAAAACTCACTACAAAGGCTAATTTGGCATTGCAGCAGTTGCCAAATGTTT
This sequence is a window from Pseudoalteromonas piscicida. Protein-coding genes within it:
- a CDS encoding aspartate aminotransferase family protein, whose product is MQANRELFDEVMVPNYNPSAVIPVKGEGSRVWDQTGKEFIDFAGGIAVNCLGHCHPALVSALKEQGEKIWHLSNVMTNEPALRLAKKLTDATFAEKVYFANSGAEANEAALKLARRWALDKFGAEKTQIIAFNKGFHGRTFFTVTVGGQAAYSDGFGPKPADITHIDYNDLAAFEKTISDNTCAVMMEPLQGEGGIISPNAEFVQAVRELCDKHNALLIFDEVQTGVGRTGDLYAYQGLGVTPDILTSAKALGGGFPIGAMLTTTEIAAHLKVGTHGSTYGGNPLACAVAEAAFDTVNTESVLAGVKAKEQLFRDGLNAINNKYNVFSEVRGKGLLLGAVLNDKFEGRARDFLVASAEHGLMSLVAGTNVVRFTPSLVITDEEIQEGLARFEQAVAAVVNG
- a CDS encoding Lrp/AsnC family transcriptional regulator, encoding MISSQDEKLIALLRNNARESISELARKLDLSRTTVQNRIAKLEQNGIIKGYRVEFAEQYMDDLVAAHVSIKVKQKLTTKANLALQQLPNVSALYAISGEYDLIAIVEAQSLEQLSHLLDEIGNLEGIERTNSSVILETKFKR